The following coding sequences lie in one Lentilactobacillus sp. SPB1-3 genomic window:
- a CDS encoding linear amide C-N hydrolase codes for MCTSVFQIGQQDGAHVLARTMDWPRLGAKPVAVPRSFHWQSVFDNHEFISQYAVLGSGSQHDHEIDISDGVNEYGLAVQKLTFTNGSNLTVEPTSDKVHLAPFELSYYLLSTFKSVEEIISHIDQIELMADNYSLTKYGHSELHFAASDSTGRIVVIEPVTQPIEVIDNPLGIVTNSNHFQRQIDRLGDYVDFTSDFNNRTVPLNAPRVTTGKVSGKMTPPGSYTPGSRFIRAAYLKERIDLPDNEADAVDNCWHILDSVNVPKSSEHQPTYSVYRAAVCSESRTLYYQSYSEKQIIKIKLTSEMITAETPRFFEINDKINFVEMN; via the coding sequence TTGTGTACGAGTGTCTTTCAAATTGGACAGCAAGATGGTGCCCATGTACTGGCTAGAACAATGGATTGGCCACGATTAGGAGCTAAACCAGTGGCAGTTCCCAGAAGTTTTCATTGGCAATCTGTATTTGATAACCATGAATTCATTAGTCAATATGCTGTTTTAGGTTCAGGTAGTCAACATGACCATGAAATTGATATTTCGGACGGCGTGAATGAATATGGTCTAGCAGTACAAAAGCTGACTTTTACCAATGGTTCAAATCTAACAGTCGAACCGACAAGTGATAAGGTTCATCTCGCACCATTTGAATTATCCTACTATCTATTATCGACATTTAAATCAGTTGAAGAAATTATTTCTCATATTGACCAAATTGAGTTGATGGCTGATAATTACAGCTTAACAAAGTATGGTCATTCAGAATTGCACTTCGCAGCTAGTGATTCCACAGGTCGAATAGTGGTTATCGAACCAGTTACGCAACCCATTGAAGTTATTGATAATCCTTTAGGAATCGTCACTAATTCTAATCACTTCCAACGCCAGATTGATCGACTAGGGGATTATGTTGATTTTACTAGTGATTTTAATAATCGGACCGTTCCATTGAATGCACCAAGGGTGACTACTGGTAAGGTGTCTGGCAAAATGACTCCTCCAGGTTCGTACACTCCTGGTTCTCGGTTTATTCGCGCTGCATATTTGAAGGAACGGATTGATCTACCTGACAATGAAGCAGACGCTGTTGATAATTGTTGGCATATTTTGGATTCAGTAAACGTTCCTAAGAGTAGTGAGCATCAACCAACTTATTCGGTTTACCGCGCTGCGGTGTGTTCTGAGAGTCGGACGCTTTACTATCAATCTTATTCGGAAAAACAAATCATCAAAATTAAGCTAACATCTGAAATGATTACGGCAGAAAC